Proteins from one Chitinophaga oryzae genomic window:
- a CDS encoding RagB/SusD family nutrient uptake outer membrane protein, which translates to MKRKLNYIVALLLLAGATALTGCSKLLEEEPGSFVSPGDFFKNENQCIAALNGCYMPLNSIYISDLIIPLEGSTDLAFLNSSQLDAKFEISPANPGMGDNIWTACYNGVMYCNAAIEGIDNATIPADRKPPLKAEAVALRALYYYILTSTFNDVPYYTQNVNSLTALNEVMKLGRMSAVETRDKLIKELQEYAPKLPQVRTSEVPQNRISAAMAYMLIGKMALWNKQYPVCVEAMEAIRQVYGQLAQYPLEDTWFRNKNTAESIFEVQYTWSATGLKKTTNVAAFFTPTKASGTSTYDGVNIPELGSKANPFNSVTPTEYFMQLYDYADPRREMILAYSYNGAYFKRPMQNNGTGKAWMGPKFWCPAMDNIADGNNQKVFRYADALLMLAEAANETGDAGLALQCLNEVKSRAYDALKLPAYPGKTEFFEEVKKERARELMGEYGRKWDLVRWGVFFRAVSETAGAEYEVIKNNLRPYHEYYPIPDKEVVRSGGILTNPAYK; encoded by the coding sequence ATGAAAAGAAAACTGAATTATATCGTTGCCTTACTGTTGTTGGCCGGAGCTACCGCGTTGACCGGTTGCAGCAAGCTGTTGGAAGAAGAGCCTGGCAGCTTCGTGAGCCCCGGTGATTTTTTCAAAAACGAAAACCAGTGTATTGCTGCGCTGAACGGATGTTACATGCCGCTCAACAGTATCTATATTTCCGATCTGATCATTCCGCTGGAAGGTTCTACCGACCTGGCTTTCCTCAATTCTTCGCAGCTGGATGCCAAATTCGAAATATCACCTGCCAATCCGGGTATGGGAGATAACATCTGGACTGCCTGCTATAATGGTGTGATGTATTGCAACGCCGCTATCGAGGGCATTGACAACGCTACTATTCCGGCAGACAGAAAGCCGCCGCTGAAAGCAGAAGCCGTGGCACTACGGGCTTTGTACTATTACATCCTTACCAGCACGTTCAACGATGTGCCTTATTATACACAGAACGTTAACAGTCTGACCGCCCTCAACGAAGTGATGAAGCTGGGCAGGATGAGTGCTGTGGAGACAAGGGACAAGCTGATCAAAGAACTGCAGGAATATGCGCCCAAACTGCCGCAGGTCCGTACTTCCGAAGTGCCGCAGAACCGCATTTCCGCCGCGATGGCGTATATGCTGATCGGTAAGATGGCGCTGTGGAACAAGCAGTACCCGGTATGCGTGGAGGCGATGGAGGCCATCCGCCAGGTGTATGGCCAGCTGGCGCAGTATCCTTTGGAGGACACCTGGTTCCGCAATAAAAACACAGCGGAATCCATTTTTGAGGTGCAGTACACCTGGTCGGCCACCGGCCTGAAAAAGACGACCAACGTAGCAGCATTCTTCACGCCCACCAAGGCTTCCGGCACCAGCACCTATGACGGGGTGAACATCCCGGAGCTGGGTTCCAAAGCCAATCCCTTTAACTCTGTAACGCCGACCGAATATTTCATGCAACTCTATGATTATGCCGATCCGCGCAGGGAGATGATCCTGGCTTACAGCTACAACGGTGCGTACTTCAAGCGCCCCATGCAGAACAACGGTACCGGTAAAGCATGGATGGGACCTAAATTCTGGTGTCCTGCTATGGACAACATCGCCGATGGCAATAACCAGAAAGTGTTCCGTTATGCAGACGCGTTGCTGATGCTGGCGGAAGCCGCCAACGAGACCGGTGATGCGGGGCTCGCACTCCAATGCCTCAACGAAGTAAAAAGCCGTGCGTATGATGCGTTAAAGCTGCCGGCTTATCCGGGCAAGACGGAGTTCTTCGAAGAGGTGAAAAAAGAGCGTGCCCGTGAGCTGATGGGCGAATACGGCCGTAAATGGGACCTCGTGAGGTGGGGCGTTTTCTTCCGGGCTGTCAGTGAAACAGCCGGCGCAGAGTATGAAGTGATCAAAAATAACCTGCGGCCTTACCATGAATATTACCCGATACCGGACAAGGAAGTAGTACGTTCCGGTGGTATTTTGACTAATCCAGCTTATAAATAA
- a CDS encoding SusC/RagA family TonB-linked outer membrane protein, whose protein sequence is MMSNQLYATRPSLLPDNTTRQDSSRTAGRRTLWPCMLLLSAILCLQVQARTLGQSVTLTGKNLSFKEIFQALEKQTGYVVFYNTAMLSHTKPVTITVKNMHITEFLRTVMADQPIDFEISAKTITIKEKAKPAAAAAPAQPDKEPAQDPPVKGKVLDNEGNPLPGATVAVAGSAHGVQTNEKGEFSIAAGKNATLLITYIGFERKVVVLAREQQPLSIRLTLAKKDINEVVVIGYGAVAKKDLTGAVSIVRPADIEGIPATRVDQMLQGRIAGAEIVSTDGEPGAATSVRIRGTRSITASNEPLYIVDGLMDGITSLNELNPSDIASINVLKDASSTAIYGSRGSNGVIIITTKSGANRAGKTNFTFRSDLGSSVLPRYLDLMNATEFAQLQNDRFYFSNSANPTKPLEEYPYPNPLSLGEGTNWTKEITRTAPYQNYTLSANGGDKATQYYFSANYNNNQGIIKNSGLQRYQVRLNLDRTISRYVKAGVRFNYSQIARKLNNADVGTSTLWYRSTIFLSPTMPAYKPDGSFNDWNTQWYSGTLFDSPLANVELKQNDALEKSLSSMGYIEITPVKNILVRSTVSYTDYSKNDNQFIPSTMPSRANANTGAYAYKRSYYDNNILNENTITYKNSWNKRHNFDAMYGFTVQKKKFNNMTASGNGYFIDDVGTNDMGALPSKETINIGSSLENLGRMSHLARINYNYRNRYYLTATGRADGASNFSQHNKWAYFPSAAVKWNIANETFMRRFRDISELSVRLSAGTSGNDAISRYQSLSRLNSTSSGYLFGGIQPVAYYPARIENEGLTWEKTTSYNAGLDLSFLNKRIDISLEVYKSNTSDLLLTVQLPTHTGFGSRLANIGKTSNKGIELTVNTENIRRKNFSWSTTFTIAHNRQLVEDIGGLDRVSVYDNPYGAQYMMYGYVKGQPLNALWGMEYAGVWKSQAEIEQDKKDRQYASSAVSYYSPGRQRYVDQNHDGILDNNDLVYLGNADPDFYGGIQNTIRIKKLMVSFYFNYSVGGQIYNPTELFMGTGTYLSNQYRYMVNAWHPVRNPNSDYPRADSKDDIPNDRFVHSATFLRFKNFSIAYPFDLSRITGKRLQSVSLSLGGNNLVLWKHYNGYDPEVSTQSGGSTMRRMDNGAYPSSRTITFGAELKF, encoded by the coding sequence ATGATGTCCAATCAGCTTTACGCAACAAGACCTTCTCTTCTGCCGGACAATACCACCCGGCAGGACAGCAGCCGGACAGCCGGCCGCCGCACGCTGTGGCCATGCATGCTGCTATTGTCTGCCATCCTGTGCCTGCAGGTGCAGGCCCGCACGCTGGGCCAGTCCGTCACCCTGACGGGTAAAAATCTCTCTTTTAAAGAGATTTTCCAGGCGCTGGAAAAACAAACCGGTTACGTCGTGTTTTACAACACCGCCATGTTAAGCCATACAAAACCGGTGACCATCACCGTGAAGAACATGCACATCACGGAGTTCCTGCGTACCGTGATGGCCGACCAGCCGATCGATTTTGAGATCAGCGCCAAAACCATTACTATTAAAGAGAAAGCGAAGCCCGCTGCAGCAGCAGCGCCGGCACAACCAGACAAGGAGCCGGCCCAGGACCCGCCTGTAAAAGGGAAGGTGCTGGACAACGAAGGCAATCCCCTTCCCGGCGCTACCGTGGCTGTTGCCGGGAGTGCTCATGGCGTGCAGACCAACGAGAAAGGGGAATTCAGCATCGCGGCAGGGAAAAATGCCACACTGCTGATCACCTATATCGGCTTCGAAAGAAAAGTGGTAGTGCTCGCCCGGGAACAACAGCCGCTGAGCATACGACTGACGCTGGCTAAAAAGGATATCAATGAAGTAGTGGTGATCGGCTACGGTGCAGTAGCTAAAAAAGATCTGACAGGCGCCGTTTCCATTGTGCGCCCCGCGGATATTGAAGGCATCCCCGCCACCCGGGTAGACCAGATGCTGCAAGGCCGCATTGCCGGTGCGGAAATCGTTTCCACCGACGGAGAGCCCGGCGCCGCTACGTCCGTGCGCATCCGCGGCACCCGCTCCATCACCGCCAGCAACGAACCGCTGTATATTGTGGACGGCCTGATGGATGGCATCACCAGCCTCAATGAACTGAACCCTTCCGATATCGCGTCCATCAACGTACTGAAAGACGCGTCCTCTACGGCCATCTACGGCTCCCGCGGCAGCAATGGTGTGATCATCATTACCACCAAATCCGGCGCCAACAGGGCAGGGAAGACCAATTTCACTTTCCGCTCCGATCTCGGCAGCTCCGTACTGCCCCGTTACCTGGACCTCATGAATGCCACAGAATTTGCCCAGCTGCAAAACGACCGTTTTTATTTCAGTAACTCCGCCAATCCCACAAAGCCGCTGGAAGAGTATCCCTATCCCAACCCGTTGTCATTGGGAGAAGGCACTAACTGGACAAAAGAGATCACCCGCACGGCTCCATACCAGAACTATACATTGTCGGCCAACGGCGGCGACAAAGCCACGCAGTATTACTTCTCCGCCAACTACAATAACAACCAGGGTATCATCAAAAACAGCGGCCTGCAACGTTACCAGGTGCGCCTCAACCTGGACAGGACCATCAGCCGTTATGTGAAAGCGGGCGTGCGTTTCAACTATTCGCAGATAGCGCGTAAACTCAATAACGCCGACGTAGGCACGAGTACGTTATGGTACCGCTCTACCATCTTCCTGTCGCCCACCATGCCGGCCTATAAGCCGGACGGCAGCTTCAACGACTGGAACACCCAGTGGTACAGCGGCACCCTCTTCGATTCACCGCTGGCCAATGTGGAGCTCAAACAAAACGATGCCCTGGAAAAAAGCCTGAGCTCCATGGGATACATCGAAATCACCCCGGTGAAAAATATCCTGGTCAGGTCCACTGTTTCATATACTGACTACAGTAAGAATGACAACCAGTTCATTCCTTCCACCATGCCGTCCCGTGCGAACGCCAACACCGGCGCTTATGCATACAAGCGCAGCTACTACGATAACAACATCCTGAACGAGAACACCATTACCTATAAAAACAGCTGGAACAAAAGGCACAACTTCGATGCGATGTATGGTTTTACCGTGCAGAAGAAAAAGTTCAATAACATGACCGCCAGCGGCAACGGTTATTTTATCGATGACGTAGGCACGAACGATATGGGCGCCCTGCCCTCCAAAGAAACGATCAATATCGGTTCCTCGCTGGAAAACCTGGGCCGTATGTCGCACCTGGCGCGTATCAACTACAACTATCGCAACAGGTACTATTTGACTGCTACCGGACGGGCTGACGGCGCTTCCAACTTCTCGCAGCACAATAAATGGGCGTACTTCCCATCTGCCGCCGTGAAATGGAATATCGCCAACGAAACGTTCATGCGCCGTTTCCGGGATATCAGCGAGTTGTCCGTCCGCCTGAGCGCCGGCACTTCCGGTAATGACGCTATCTCCCGGTATCAGTCACTTTCCCGCCTTAATTCCACTTCTTCGGGTTACCTGTTCGGCGGTATACAGCCGGTGGCCTATTATCCGGCACGTATCGAAAATGAAGGGCTTACCTGGGAAAAAACGACATCCTATAACGCAGGATTGGATTTGTCATTCCTCAACAAGCGGATAGACATCTCCCTGGAAGTATATAAGAGCAATACCTCCGACCTCCTGCTGACCGTGCAGCTGCCTACACATACCGGTTTTGGTTCGAGGCTGGCCAATATCGGAAAGACGTCCAACAAAGGCATTGAGTTGACAGTCAACACAGAAAATATCCGGCGGAAAAATTTCTCCTGGTCTACCACCTTTACCATCGCTCACAACAGGCAACTGGTAGAAGATATCGGCGGACTGGACAGGGTGTCTGTGTATGACAACCCTTATGGCGCCCAGTATATGATGTATGGTTATGTGAAAGGGCAGCCGCTGAATGCCTTGTGGGGCATGGAGTATGCCGGTGTATGGAAAAGCCAGGCAGAGATAGAGCAGGATAAAAAAGACAGGCAATACGCTTCGTCGGCGGTAAGTTATTATTCGCCCGGCCGTCAGCGTTACGTCGATCAGAACCATGACGGTATCCTCGACAACAACGACCTGGTATACCTGGGGAATGCCGATCCTGATTTCTATGGCGGTATTCAGAATACGATAAGGATTAAAAAACTGATGGTCTCTTTTTATTTTAACTACAGTGTGGGCGGACAGATTTATAATCCTACGGAATTGTTCATGGGCACCGGTACCTACCTGAGTAACCAGTACCGTTACATGGTAAATGCGTGGCATCCTGTGCGGAATCCCAATTCCGATTACCCGCGCGCCGATTCCAAAGACGATATTCCCAACGACCGGTTTGTGCATTCCGCTACCTTCCTGCGGTTCAAAAATTTCTCCATTGCCTATCCTTTTGACCTTAGCAGGATTACGGGTAAGCGGCTGCAGTCCGTCTCCCTGTCACTGGGGGGCAACAATCTGGTGCTGTGGAAGCACTACAACGGCTACGACCCTGAGGTGTCCACACAGAGCGGTGGTTCTACCATGCGCCGTATGGACAACGGTGCGTATCCGTCCAGCCGCACCATCACTTTCGGTGCAGAACTAAAATTTTAA
- a CDS encoding FecR family protein encodes MSRFESLFRKSLENTSTEAERQELMQLIARSQHDGELLQLLDEVIAGSGDERALPDQRAKEILALIVQAGGQPQVRGRAVRMRWWAAAASLLLLAGAAGYLLRRPSVPVTATLTPQTMEEIRPASQSAILTLDDGSQVMLDSLHQGSIRNAAGAAIHLGENTLAYSGSKAGAAAYNTLSTPRGKLFHLVLPDGTEVWLNAASSLRYPVSFNAAERTVELNGEAYFEVKQAATRPFRVKTGPQGEVRVLGTGFNVNAYTNEPAVTTTLLHGSVQVVAAERPTLLKPGQQAAVTGADVKIQTADTSQVTAWKEGLFQFDNAGIQQVMNQLERWYDITVVYEKGVPDIRFGGKMERDLDLRSVLRILEISNVHYRLEERKLIITQ; translated from the coding sequence ATGTCCCGTTTTGAATCATTATTCCGCAAATCGCTGGAAAATACCAGCACCGAAGCAGAGCGACAGGAGCTTATGCAACTGATTGCCCGGTCACAACACGACGGGGAGCTGTTGCAGCTGCTGGATGAAGTGATCGCCGGCTCCGGCGACGAACGGGCGCTGCCTGATCAGCGGGCGAAGGAGATACTGGCCCTCATCGTACAGGCCGGTGGGCAGCCGCAGGTGAGGGGCAGGGCCGTGCGTATGCGCTGGTGGGCAGCCGCGGCCTCGCTGCTGTTGCTGGCAGGCGCCGCAGGATATTTGCTCCGCCGTCCGTCAGTACCTGTCACCGCTACGTTGACGCCGCAGACGATGGAGGAGATACGTCCCGCATCGCAAAGCGCCATCCTCACCCTCGACGACGGCAGCCAGGTGATGCTCGACAGCCTGCACCAGGGCAGTATCCGTAACGCTGCCGGCGCCGCTATTCATCTTGGAGAGAATACACTGGCTTATAGTGGCAGCAAAGCCGGAGCCGCGGCTTACAACACCTTGTCCACGCCGCGTGGAAAACTATTTCACCTTGTTTTGCCGGACGGTACGGAAGTATGGCTCAACGCCGCCAGTTCACTGCGTTACCCGGTCAGCTTTAACGCCGCCGAGCGCACGGTGGAACTGAACGGCGAAGCCTATTTTGAAGTGAAACAGGCCGCCACAAGACCTTTCCGGGTAAAGACAGGGCCACAGGGCGAAGTCAGGGTACTGGGCACCGGTTTTAACGTGAACGCCTATACTAACGAGCCGGCCGTTACCACTACGTTGTTGCACGGCAGCGTGCAGGTGGTGGCAGCAGAACGGCCAACGCTGTTAAAGCCTGGACAGCAGGCGGCTGTAACGGGGGCGGACGTTAAAATACAAACGGCCGATACCAGCCAGGTGACCGCCTGGAAAGAAGGCCTGTTCCAGTTCGACAACGCCGGCATTCAGCAGGTGATGAACCAACTGGAACGGTGGTACGATATCACCGTAGTTTACGAAAAAGGCGTCCCGGACATCCGCTTCGGCGGTAAGATGGAGCGTGACCTGGACCTGCGCAGCGTATTGAGAATACTGGAAATATCTAACGTACATTATCGCCTGGAGGAACGAAAACTAATCATCACTCAATAA
- a CDS encoding RNA polymerase sigma factor: MTAHELHTDNDLFRAIANGDEKAFETLFHQYRNKVYTIAWKITGSEAVAEEIVLDVFLKVWLKRAQLPELQYFTAWLFTITRNRVFKTLKQLAQQATSHAISDQEEWLLPAVASSSERLLEKEYRQILHDAVSRLSPQQQKVYQLIKEHGMKREEAARVLNLSPETVKRHLAEAMHFIRTYCSYHLGTYATLLLIKELL; this comes from the coding sequence ATGACCGCCCACGAGCTACATACGGACAACGACCTGTTCCGGGCGATTGCCAACGGAGATGAGAAGGCGTTTGAGACGCTTTTTCATCAGTATCGTAACAAAGTATACACCATCGCCTGGAAGATCACCGGCTCAGAAGCGGTGGCGGAGGAGATCGTATTGGACGTATTTTTAAAAGTATGGTTGAAGAGGGCGCAGCTGCCGGAGTTGCAATACTTTACCGCCTGGCTGTTCACCATTACCCGTAACCGCGTATTTAAAACACTGAAGCAGCTGGCACAGCAGGCTACCAGTCACGCTATCTCCGACCAGGAAGAGTGGTTGTTGCCGGCCGTGGCCTCTTCCAGCGAGCGGCTGCTGGAGAAGGAATACCGGCAGATACTCCATGATGCCGTATCCCGGCTGTCGCCGCAGCAACAGAAAGTTTACCAACTGATCAAAGAACATGGCATGAAGCGGGAAGAGGCGGCCAGGGTGCTGAACCTGTCGCCTGAAACCGTGAAGCGCCATTTGGCGGAGGCGATGCACTTCATTCGTACCTATTGCAGCTATCATCTGGGCACCTACGCCACCCTGCTTCTTATTAAGGAATTGTTATGA
- a CDS encoding RagB/SusD family nutrient uptake outer membrane protein, translated as MMKRKNIIYALTLSVMAVTGCKRDSFLDLNPDDAFSDPTFFKNESDLKLYCNGFYSTLPVMDNNSDNNSDNMVPRSKDPFLSGQYIVPIVKDDDSGEWSWKNERSVNYFLARYQRAQAGDEVKNKYAAEARFFRALYFWQKVKRYGDVPWFSTDLNENSPELNLPRTPHKQVMDSVLADLNFAVANLPVPGSAEKGRLHKYAAAALKARICLWEGTYRKYHNLGDDQPMIREAANAAQLVITGGGYDLYSTGHPTTDYYNLFIQEELQGNKEAIMPKRFIKDVFMHNLTRQLGEGNTGFSKSFVRSFLCTDGLPASLSPSYKGDDSIQAEITNRDPRFGQLIATPGFVFQVDASGNKDIITLPRIGTSVTSTGYQRVKGRSSSLEQWNANQSTLDLFIFRYAEVLLVYAEAKAELNECDQSVIDQTISRLRARVGMPAMQIAALRKDPESDFPGLPVLLDEIRRERRIELAAEGFRFDDLLRWNAGKLIEDPESILGMKLRPEVKAQYPNQGQVKDIVLDANGYIRVYPDINNRIWNEKMYLYPIPTQELTLNPRLLPQNKGW; from the coding sequence ATGATGAAAAGAAAAAATATCATATATGCGTTAACGTTATCAGTCATGGCAGTAACCGGCTGTAAGCGTGATTCTTTCCTCGACCTTAACCCGGACGACGCTTTCAGCGATCCGACCTTTTTTAAGAATGAGTCTGACCTGAAATTGTACTGCAACGGTTTTTACAGTACGCTGCCGGTCATGGATAACAACTCCGACAATAACTCCGATAATATGGTGCCGCGCAGTAAGGACCCGTTTTTGTCCGGTCAGTACATCGTGCCTATTGTAAAAGATGATGATAGCGGGGAGTGGAGCTGGAAGAACGAGAGAAGTGTGAACTACTTCCTGGCCCGTTATCAGCGTGCCCAGGCAGGAGATGAGGTGAAAAACAAATATGCCGCCGAGGCACGTTTCTTCCGTGCGTTGTATTTCTGGCAGAAAGTGAAACGTTATGGCGATGTGCCCTGGTTCTCCACAGACCTGAATGAAAATTCACCGGAGCTGAACCTGCCGCGGACGCCGCATAAGCAGGTGATGGACTCCGTGCTGGCCGACCTTAATTTTGCTGTGGCCAATCTGCCGGTACCGGGCAGCGCGGAGAAAGGCCGCCTGCATAAATATGCGGCCGCCGCGCTGAAAGCGCGTATCTGCCTGTGGGAGGGCACCTACCGCAAGTATCACAACCTGGGAGATGACCAGCCCATGATAAGGGAAGCTGCCAACGCAGCCCAGCTGGTGATCACCGGCGGAGGGTACGACCTGTATAGCACCGGCCATCCCACGACCGACTATTACAACCTGTTTATTCAGGAAGAACTGCAGGGCAACAAAGAAGCGATTATGCCCAAACGTTTTATCAAAGACGTGTTCATGCACAACCTCACCCGTCAGCTGGGAGAGGGCAACACCGGTTTCAGTAAGAGCTTTGTGCGTTCTTTCCTGTGCACCGATGGCCTGCCTGCGTCGCTCAGTCCCTCTTATAAAGGAGATGATTCCATCCAGGCGGAGATCACCAACCGTGATCCCCGTTTCGGGCAGCTGATCGCCACGCCGGGTTTTGTGTTCCAGGTAGACGCCAGCGGGAATAAGGATATTATCACCCTGCCGCGTATAGGCACCAGCGTTACAAGCACCGGTTATCAGCGCGTGAAGGGCCGTTCTTCCAGCCTCGAACAGTGGAATGCCAACCAGTCTACGCTGGACCTGTTCATTTTCCGTTACGCAGAGGTGTTGCTGGTATACGCCGAAGCCAAGGCAGAGCTCAACGAGTGCGATCAGAGCGTGATCGACCAGACGATCAGCCGTTTGCGGGCGAGAGTGGGAATGCCGGCCATGCAAATTGCTGCGTTGAGAAAAGACCCGGAATCCGACTTCCCGGGACTGCCGGTGCTGCTGGACGAAATACGCCGTGAGAGAAGGATAGAGCTGGCCGCCGAAGGTTTCCGTTTTGACGACCTGCTACGCTGGAATGCCGGTAAACTCATTGAAGACCCCGAATCCATCCTCGGTATGAAACTGCGGCCCGAAGTAAAAGCCCAGTATCCTAACCAGGGACAGGTGAAAGACATCGTACTGGACGCCAACGGCTACATCCGGGTGTATCCGGATATCAACAACAGGATATGGAACGAGAAAATGTACCTGTATCCTATCCCTACACAGGAGCTGACGCTGAATCCCAGGCTGTTGCCGCAGAATAAAGGCTGGTAA